The following nucleotide sequence is from Dehalogenimonas formicexedens.
ACTGAAGCCAGCCTCGCCACATTTATCGCCGGTCATCAGACCGGTAAAAACCTCACGGCTGATCAAAATACTCAAATTGCCCAGTTTCTAAAAGCCCCGTAATAAACTTTAGCCGGGATGTCTTTGACCGAGAGGGAGAGCGTTTGCTCTCCCTCTTTAATATTTACCGAACCATCCGGGTCTTACGGACAGCTATCGGTTCGATCGCCAGTTTTTGGGATCGATAATTGTTGGGTACAAAGATGGAGGAGTTTCGGTCTATATTAGGGAGAAATAAAAAAAGAGGGGCTTTCGCCCCTCTTCAAATTACCTTACGTAGTTAAACGCACTTGGAAAGCTGGTAGCTTTTTCCTTCGGTAGTAATGGCCGGCGCAATGACCATTTCGGCGCGCTGCATATCTCGGATCGTGGCGGCGCCACAAACACCCATCACAGTTTTGAGAGCGCCAACGAAGTTCTGACTGCCATCCACAACTGAAGTTGGGCCAAACAGGATTTGCTCAAGCGGGACCGTGGTCCCCACTTTAATCCGCGTACCCCGAGGCAACGACGGATGTGGGTGGCTCATCCCCCAGTGATAGCCGTGGCCGGGTGCTTCTTTAGCCTGGGCGATAATGGAACCGAACATAGCGGCATCTGCGCCGGCAGCGATAGCCTTGCAGAAATCGCCGCCCTTTTTGAAGCCGCCGTCGGTGATGATGGACACATAACGGCCGGTTTCCGCCAGGTATGTCTCGCGGGCGGCGGCACAATCCATGGTGGCAGTGATCTGTGGCACCCCTAAACCCAGTACCTCACGGGAGGTGCAGGCGGCGCCGGGCCCAACACCGACCAGAACGGCTGATACGCCCTGCCGCATCAGTTCTAATGTCGCGGAGTAGCTGACGCAGTTGCCAACCATTACCGGGATCTTCAGTGACGAACAAAGCTCGGAAAAAATCAATCCGCGATAGCTCTTGGAAATATGACGGGCAGTAGTAACTGTCGAAGCAACGACAAAGATATCGGCGCCGGCCTCGGCGACTACCGGAGCCAACCTCTTGGCATTGGCGGGCATACAAGCAACGGCTGCTGTACCGCCCGCGGCTTTAATGGCTTTGACCCGCTCGGCGACGAGGTCATCTTTAATGGGTTCAGTGTATATCTTTTGCAGTAAAGCAGTAACTTCTGCCTGTGGTGTTACAGCGATTTCGGCCAGAACGGCTTCAGCGTCATGGTAACGAGCCTGAATGCCTTCACCATGAAGAACCGCTAAACCACCGAGTTGACTCATCTTCACGGCCATTTTTACATCGGTAACGGCATCCATCGCCGCTGCGATAACGGGAATTTTGAACTTAACATCACCGATAGCAAATCCGATATCGGTCTGCTCAGGATTAATGGTCACATCGCCTGGAACGATCGCAACTTCATCGAAACCATAAGAGCGCCTCAGCTCTTTGAATTGGGGATGGGTCATCAGTGCCTCCTTGTTTGAAGAGTTACTATAACAAATAGGCTCAACTTGGGTCAAGAATTTCAGGCATGACTGACTTCACAAATTCAAGATGAAGCGGGGGAAAATAAGGGAAGGTCAATAAAAAAGGTGGCCCCTTTACCGAGTTCACTCTCCGCCCATATCCGGCCGCCATGACCCTGAATAATACCGTGGCTGATAGATAATCCCAATCCGGTCCCTTGCCCGACATCTTTAGTTGTAAAGAAGGGATCGAACAGCTTTGACAATGTTTCTGCCGGAATGCCTGGGCCATCGTCGGAAAAGGTTATGCGTACACCACCCATATCAGGAAGAGTATTGGTGCTTATCAGCAAGTTACCCTTGCCGTGAGATTTAGCCATAAAGAACTCGGCGTTGATGACGATGTTAAGAAACACTTGTTGAAGCTGGAAATAATCCGCTTCAATCTCTGGCAGGTTTGCGTCATATTCGGTTGTGACAGAAATATTGTTTGTTTTTTGCTCGTAGGCGCGAAGGGCCAGCACTTTATCGATCACTTCACTTACCAGAAGGTTCTGTCGAACCTGGCTGTGCCTCCTGGCGAAAACCAGAAGATTCTTGACAACCTCCGCAGCCCTCCTGGCTTCGGAGTGAATCGTTTGGACGTCCTGGCGGATACCTGCCGGTATGTCCGAAGAAAGAACCAACTCCGAAAAACCAAGTACGCCGGTCAGAGGGTTGTTGATTTCATGCGCTATTCCGGCCGCCAGTTCTCCGACGGAAGCCAGTCTGTCCGTTACCATCAACTTTTCCTGCATCCGCTTGCGCTCAGTGATATCCTGGGAAATATGGACAGTAGCTATCACATCTCCCGAAGGACCGAACATCGGGTAGGTTGAAACGAGGGTGTAGGTTCCCTTGTCGGCGTCATGGATCTCAACTTCAGCGGGCACACCCTTTTTAATAGTTTGAACATGCGGGCACCCCGTTACCGGTTCCGAAGACCCATGGGATACCTGGTAACAGGTTTTCCCCACGAGCGCCTCAGGCGTGGTCTTCAAAGCCTCGGCGAAGGCCTTGTTAACACGAACAATCTTAAAGTTAGCATCCTGGATTGAAATCGGCGTCGCGATGGCGTTGAAGGTGGACCGCCATTCCTGGGCCGCCCGCACCAGCCGGAGCTCCATCCGCTTGCGTTCCGTCTCGTCCCTGAAGCTCCATACCCGGCCGACAATCTTGCCTTCAAGACGTAACGGGCGGGAATAACGCTCGAAAACACGACCGTCTTTCAACAGAAGACTGTCGGTGCTTGAAAGTTCGGGTTGGTCTAAAATTTCATCGATTCTCCTGACGAACCCTTGATCATCAATGAGTTGTCCCCGAACAAATTTGATCAATTCCGGATCGTCGCCCTGCTCCAAGAGCTGTTTGGGGATGCCCCACATTTTGGCGAACCGGCTGGAATACCGTTGGACCTTTCTGCCGAGGCCAACTACCAGGATGCCGTCGGCGGTTGATTCCAGTGTGGCTGATAACTCCGACAGGGACTCACGCAGCGCTGCCTCGACCCGGGCAGATTCCGAGGTGTCGAGCGCCGTAAACACAATCCCTTTTGAGGGATCCGAGGCATCGAGCGGAGTCACGGACAGTATCATCGGGAAATGACTGCCGTCTTTGCGCCGTCCGTTGATCTCGGTGGTAAATTGGCCGCGGGCTGTTAGTTCGTCCTGGATGGTCTGGCCCATGCTCTCGTAAGCGGCCACGTCATCGTACAACACGCGGGTGCTCTGTCCGATCAATTCCTGGCGCGTGTAGCCGGCCATCCGGCAAATGGTATCGTTAACCTCTTTGATGATCCGGTTGACCGCGACCGCGATGCCGACCGGTGCCGTCCTGAATATGGCATCGAGCTTGCCCTCGCGTTCCCTCAACGCGTCTTCGGTGCGCTTCCGTTCGGTGATGTCGCGGGAGACGCCGAGGATGTGCGACGGCCGTCCTTCGTCATAGACCAGCGATGCCGAAACCTCCGTCCATACTGTCGTGCCGTCCTTGCGGGGCTGTTCAACCTCATAAAGCGGAGCAGGACCCTGCCTGTCACCAGTCATGATCTCAGCGGCGGCCAGTTTCATCCCCTGGGCGACTGCGGAAAGAGAACCGGGGCAAACCGCTTCTTCGATCGATTGCCGCAGCACTTCATCCGGGGTGTAACCGCGCAGCTCGTA
It contains:
- a CDS encoding GuaB3 family IMP dehydrogenase-related protein, with translation MTHPQFKELRRSYGFDEVAIVPGDVTINPEQTDIGFAIGDVKFKIPVIAAAMDAVTDVKMAVKMSQLGGLAVLHGEGIQARYHDAEAVLAEIAVTPQAEVTALLQKIYTEPIKDDLVAERVKAIKAAGGTAAVACMPANAKRLAPVVAEAGADIFVVASTVTTARHISKSYRGLIFSELCSSLKIPVMVGNCVSYSATLELMRQGVSAVLVGVGPGAACTSREVLGLGVPQITATMDCAAARETYLAETGRYVSIITDGGFKKGGDFCKAIAAGADAAMFGSIIAQAKEAPGHGYHWGMSHPHPSLPRGTRIKVGTTVPLEQILFGPTSVVDGSQNFVGALKTVMGVCGAATIRDMQRAEMVIAPAITTEGKSYQLSKCV
- a CDS encoding PAS domain S-box protein, which gives rise to MTGNGNRSHKSLRQDILRIERIGRVLGFGNWEIDLQSKKVTASDAARAIYGLEGDHWSLATIQGMPLEEYRALLDDALHNLIEHGQPYNVEFKIRRPSDGAIADVQSVAEYDAAAGKVFGVIKDITEQKRAENALRDSEHRYRLIAEKSTDVIWTLSLDGRFTYVSPSVYELRGYTPDEVLRQSIEEAVCPGSLSAVAQGMKLAAAEIMTGDRQGPAPLYEVEQPRKDGTTVWTEVSASLVYDEGRPSHILGVSRDITERKRTEDALREREGKLDAIFRTAPVGIAVAVNRIIKEVNDTICRMAGYTRQELIGQSTRVLYDDVAAYESMGQTIQDELTARGQFTTEINGRRKDGSHFPMILSVTPLDASDPSKGIVFTALDTSESARVEAALRESLSELSATLESTADGILVVGLGRKVQRYSSRFAKMWGIPKQLLEQGDDPELIKFVRGQLIDDQGFVRRIDEILDQPELSSTDSLLLKDGRVFERYSRPLRLEGKIVGRVWSFRDETERKRMELRLVRAAQEWRSTFNAIATPISIQDANFKIVRVNKAFAEALKTTPEALVGKTCYQVSHGSSEPVTGCPHVQTIKKGVPAEVEIHDADKGTYTLVSTYPMFGPSGDVIATVHISQDITERKRMQEKLMVTDRLASVGELAAGIAHEINNPLTGVLGFSELVLSSDIPAGIRQDVQTIHSEARRAAEVVKNLLVFARRHSQVRQNLLVSEVIDKVLALRAYEQKTNNISVTTEYDANLPEIEADYFQLQQVFLNIVINAEFFMAKSHGKGNLLISTNTLPDMGGVRITFSDDGPGIPAETLSKLFDPFFTTKDVGQGTGLGLSISHGIIQGHGGRIWAESELGKGATFFIDLPLFSPASS